A single region of the Bicyclus anynana chromosome 14, ilBicAnyn1.1, whole genome shotgun sequence genome encodes:
- the LOC112052174 gene encoding putative tRNA (cytidine(32)/guanosine(34)-2'-O)-methyltransferase — protein MGKTSKDKRDIYYRLAKEEGWRARSAFKLLQINDEYDIFNGVLRAVDLCAAPGSWSQVLTKKLRQNTKNEDEVKIVAVDLQAMASLPGVKQIQGDITKVSTANEIIKEFEGLKADLVVCDGAPDVTGLHDIDEYVQSQLLLAALNITTHVLKLGGVFVAKIFRGKDVTLLYSQLKLFFANVTVSKPRSSRNSSIEAFVICQDYKPPEGYEPTMVNPLLDHKYCDFNQLTGPNRVIVPFNACGDLSAYDSDTSYSLLLEGQSSYEYKEPIQNPIDPPYKEILEKTKSMNIKPH, from the coding sequence ATGGGCAAAACTTCCAAGGACAAGCGGGATATTTATTACAGACTAGCAAAAGAAGAGGGTTGGAGAGCAAGAAGTGCTTTTAAACTACTGCAGATCAACGATGAGTATGATATCTTCAATGGTGTACTGCGTGCAGTGGATCTTTGCGCTGCGCCGGGCAGCTGGAGCCAAGTTCTGACGAAAAAACTGAGGCAGAACACGAAGAACGAGGATGAAGTCAAAATAGTAGCGGTAGATTTACAGGCCATGGCATCGCTGCCAGGAGTTAAACAAATACAAGGTGATATTACAAAAGTATCCACAGCAAACGAAATTATTAAAGAGTTCGAAGGTTTGAAAGCTGATCTAGTGGTGTGCGACGGAGCTCCAGACGTCACAGGACTTCATGATATTGATGAATATGTACAGTCGCAACTTCTACTTGCTGCTTTGAACATAACTACACATGTATTGAAGTTGGGTGGTGTCTTTGTAGCTAAAATATTCAGAGGGAAAGATGTTACACTGCTGTATTCTCAGCTTAAGCTGTTTTTTGCGAATGTTACAGTGTCAAAACCGAGAAGTTCAAGGAATTCCAGTATTGAAGCCTTTGTAATATGTCAGGATTATAAACCACCTGAGGGATATGAACCTACTATGGTAAACCCTCTCTTAGATCACAAATATTGTGACTTTAATCAGCTCACTGGACCAAATAGAGTAATAGTACCATTCAATGCCTGTGGAGACCTAAGTGCTTATGACTCGGACACttcatattcattattattggAAGGACAAAGTTCATATGAGTATAAAGAACCCATACAAAACCCTATTGATCCTCCGTATAaagaaatattagaaaaaactaAATCTATGAATATTAAACCTCATTAA
- the LOC112052185 gene encoding uncharacterized protein LOC112052185 has translation MLLKIYDSKEPVWVYLEREMRENIDKKPYNEKVGQWLRYLKELKYFFYCEEKRKFKRLNREVGPPWYCELSSTQREVLNGLKSNIHQDLLEDIPSRIRKSLSDLGVTLKIPRKILMTAMNESVEDPGVFIWNLYTAYYKKSPSEMRPIYDMNAMILMSSLVFVDLSECIDELDKLTHTSPSPTEVHEKKVRKNTQPNIRYGEYLQKCYVPCYCTHSSKKKISDKPKPLGYKVRLRSIASYERLCKDLKFLEKRKDRNKKEQQAERVCNYKFWEPPSTLRNTNAKSVAYANKLKMIKKKAKPKFKAPYNHVQYQVAGVSYVNNQPQYLLSNVAVLGTGYVPINGGIALFNGETINITIGHWKFPRAVSDICDAKCDCVTKWENSVMDYLKKSRCKCGHLYDLHHVGKPEAKYFYPPSKHSPFWVDYAKIYQLDPMEDFIKDTVRECLMSTEPTPQPSMPTISPAGLKLKDLLAAFLAELSNTPLLIPHLPQANLLANLQEWVRQRIKGKLTQKDTAKLLLQTQRRWLDLKQIDFTARAYRIPFTLKHIKHINWSHRCMVQNLFHILLNDFVTRNSIMQLKQTRLWWPTTKYDAYRSPESFLDVFFTYMPGRMKDICLVNPYSSEVTPKYGAKTCPL, from the exons ATGCTGCTT AAAATATACGACTCTAAAGAGCCAGTATGGGTTTATTTAGAAAGGGAAATGAGGGAAAACATTGATAAGAAGCCTTATAATGAGAAAGTCGGCCAGTGGCTTCGGTATTTGaaggaattaaaatattttttctattgcGAAG aaaaacgaaaatttaaaagattaaaTCGCGAAGTTGGACCACCTTGGTATTGTGAATTATCTAGCACCCAGAGAGAAGTTCTTAATGGTCTAAAATCAAATATTCACCAAGACTTGCTTGAAGATATACCGTCCAGAATTCGTAAATCCTTATCTGATCTTGGAGTAACTTTAAAGATCCCCAGGAAAATATTAATGACGGCTATGAATGAATCTGTTGAGGATCCCGGCGTATTCATATGGAACCTTTATACGGCGTACTATAAAAAATCTCCAAGTGAAATGCGACCTA tatACGACATGAATGCCATGATTTTAATGTCAAGTTTAGTGTTCGTGGATTTATCTGAATGCATCGACGAACTTGACAAGTTGACTCATACATCGCCCTCACCAACCGAAGTTCATGAGaaaa AAGTCCGAAAAAATACACAGCCGAATATTCGCTATGgtgaatatttacaaaaatgttacGTACCATGCTACTGCACCCACTCAAGTAAGAAAAAAATTTCTGATAAGCCTAAACCTCTTGGATATAAAGTTAGACTTCGTAGTATTGCG AGCTACGAGAGACTTTGCAAGGACCTTAAATTT CTCGAAAAGCGTAAAGACagaaacaaaaaagaacaacAGGCAGAACgagtttgtaattataaattttggGAACCACCTAGTACACTTC GTAATACAAACGCCAAAAGCGTGGCTTACGCAAATAAActgaaaatgataaaaaagaaagCCAAACCCAAGTTTAAAGCACCTTATAACCACGTTCAATATCAAGTGGCTGGAGTATCATATGTTAACAATCAACCTCAATATCTTTTAAGCA aCGTTGCTGTTCTCGGAACTGGCTATGTACCAATCAATGGTGGAATTGCTTTATTCAATGGGGAAACCATAAACATAACTATTGGTCATTGGAAATTTCCACGAGCTGTCAGTGATATATGTGATGCAAAATGTGACTGTGTAACTAAATG GGAAAATTCAGTAATGgactatttaaaaaagtcaCGATGCAAATGCGGTCATCTGTATGATTTGCATCACGTTGGGAAACCAGAAGCGAAATATTTCTATCCACCAAGCAAACACAGCCCCTTTTGGGTTGATTACGCCAAGATATACCAGTTAGATCCAATGGAGGATTTCATTAAGGATACCGTTAGAGAATGTTTAATGTCTACTGAGCCCACG CCTCAGCCTTCAATGCCTACGATATCGCCTGCgggtttaaaattaaaagatttgcTGGCG GCATTTTTAGCGGAGTTATCTAATACGCCACTTTTAATACCACATTTGCCCCAAGCAAATTTATTAGCGAATCTGCAGGAATGGGTTAGACAACGAATAAAGGGTAAATTAACTCAGAAAGATACtg CTAAATTATTACTTCAAACTCAACGCAGATGGCTAGACCTGAAACAAATTGATTTTACAGCACGAGCATATAGAATACCATTCACACTTAAACATATAAAGCATATCAATTGGTCCCATAGGTGTATGGTGCAAAACTTG TTCCACATCCTATTAAACGATTTCGTCACAAGAAACAGTATAATGCAATTAAAACAGACCAGATTATGGTGGCCAACCACAAAATACGACGCATACCGTAGTCCTGAATCGTTTTT GGACGTATTCTTTACCTACATGCCAGGACGTATGAAAGACATCTGCCTCGTCAACCCATATAGCTCGGAAGTTACTCCGAAATATGGAGCTAAAACATGTCCTTTATAG
- the LOC112052181 gene encoding NADH dehydrogenase [ubiquinone] 1 alpha subcomplex subunit 6, whose translation MSARQAIQVGTKTVRPVLSLTQADAKSRVLSLYKAWYRQIPYIVKDFDIPKSEAQCRAKLKESFLKNKDVKDIRVIDILVIKGQMELKETVNGWKQNCHVMTYFKPTEEPKPKDFLSKFFTGQE comes from the exons aTGTCGGCCAGGCAAGCCATACAAGTTGGCACAAAAACTGTAAGGCCAGTGCTCTCATTGACCCAGGCCGATGCAAAATCTAGAGTTCTAAGTCTATACAAAGCATGGTATCGTCAAATTCCCTACATCG TAAAGGATTTTGACATCCCAAAATCTGAAGCACAATGCCGAGCAAAACTAAAGGAAAGCTTCTTAAAGAACAAGGATGTTAAGGACATAAGAGTTATTGATATACTTGTCATTAAG GGTCAGATGGAGTTGAAAGAAACTGTGAATGGTTGGAAGCAAAATTGTCATGTTATGACTTACTTCAAGCCAACCGAAGAACCCAAGCCTAAAGATTTTCTATCTAAATTCTTCACAGGTCAAGAGTAA